The proteins below come from a single Halictus rubicundus isolate RS-2024b chromosome 13, iyHalRubi1_principal, whole genome shotgun sequence genomic window:
- the LOC143360149 gene encoding uncharacterized protein LOC143360149: MSLDVSFGSVKRKCALYFNHRSRQHIQTLRCDLMARIRKVTKLAERIERDALICADRAEFLVRSCRKCKNVQALQECMKENSDSATKILEDGSKCAEDSLKEIVAYKQNIIKYYKAVSAEAIKTYSKENAMFTKYLDDCICALTKKRK, translated from the coding sequence ATGAGTTTGGATGTTTCGTTTGGTTCGGTGAAACGAAAATGCGCGTTATACTTCAATCATCGATCGCGGCAACATATTCAAACGCTCCGATGCGATCTGATGGCAAGAATACGAAAAGTGACGAAACTGGCGGAACGTATCGAACGAGATGCGTTAATCTGCGCCGATCGGGCAGAATTCCTCGTAAGATCTTGTCGCAAGTGCAAAAATGTTCAAGCGTTACAGGAATGTATGAAAGAAAACAGCGATAGCGCAACGAAAATATTGGAAGATGGATCGAAATGCGCAGAGGACAGCTTAAAGGAAATTGTCGCGTACAAGCAGAACATTATCAAATATTATAAAGCAGTATCGGCCGAAGCAATCAAAACGTACAGCAAAGAGAATGCAATGTTTACGAAATACTTGGACGACTGTATTTGTGCCCTTACGAAAAAGCGCAAATAA